A genomic stretch from Microcebus murinus isolate Inina chromosome 19, M.murinus_Inina_mat1.0, whole genome shotgun sequence includes:
- the ATP5MF gene encoding ATP synthase F(0) complex subunit f, mitochondrial isoform X1, with amino-acid sequence MASAVPVKEKKLMDVKLGELPSWILMRDFTPKGIVGAFRRGYYRYYNKYIDVKKGSFAGISMILGAYVLFNYCLSYKELKHERRRKYH; translated from the exons taCCAGTGAAGGAGAAGAAACTCATGGATGTCAAACTAGGGGAGCTGCCAAGCTGGATTTTGATGCGGGATTTCACCCCTAAAGGCATTGTTGGGGCCTTTCGAAGAG GTTACTACCGGTATTACAACAAGTACATCGATGTGAAGAAGGGGAGCTTCGCTGGGATTTCTATGATACTGGGAGCTTATGTGCTTTTCAACTACTGCCTTTCTTACAAGGAGCTCA AACATGAGCGGCGACGCAAGTACCACTGA
- the ATP5MF gene encoding ATP synthase F(0) complex subunit f, mitochondrial isoform X2 gives MDVKLGELPSWILMRDFTPKGIVGAFRRGYYRYYNKYIDVKKGSFAGISMILGAYVLFNYCLSYKELKHERRRKYH, from the exons ATGGATGTCAAACTAGGGGAGCTGCCAAGCTGGATTTTGATGCGGGATTTCACCCCTAAAGGCATTGTTGGGGCCTTTCGAAGAG GTTACTACCGGTATTACAACAAGTACATCGATGTGAAGAAGGGGAGCTTCGCTGGGATTTCTATGATACTGGGAGCTTATGTGCTTTTCAACTACTGCCTTTCTTACAAGGAGCTCA AACATGAGCGGCGACGCAAGTACCACTGA